In Pseudomonas sp. PDNC002, the DNA window TGGCGCCATCCAGTACGTAGTCGTCACCTTCGCGTTTGGCGCGGGTGCGCAGGCGGGCGGCGTCAGAGCCGGCATCCGGCTCGGTGAGGCAGTAGGAAGCCAGCAGTTCTCCGCCGATCAGCCCCGGCAGCCACTGCTCCTTGAGTGCGGCGTCGCCGAAGCTGGCGAGCATCCAGCTGGCCATGTTGTGGATGGTCATGTAGGCGGTGGTGGCGACGCAGCCGGCGGCCAGTTGCTCGAAGATCAGCGAGGCGGACAGCCGCGACAGGCCGAGGCCGCCGTCTTCCTCGGCGATGTACAGGCCCAGGTAGCCCTGCTCGGCGGCGCGGCGGATCACCTCCACCGGGAAGTGGTGCTGGCGGTCCCAGTCGGCGGCGTGGGGCGCCAGTTCGCGGCTGGCAAAGGCGCGGGCGCTATCCACCAGCAGGCGTTGTTCTTCGGACAGATCGAAATGCATGCAGCTACCTCTGTTTGTTCTTGTCGGCTACCGCTTCGCGCTCGTGGCGCCTTTCTCTTGGGTAGAGAGTGTTCTGGTTATAGCCTTTGCGCCTCCGGCTGTGGATTGACGATCTTGTGCCGTGGATGGACGATCTTGGTGTTGCCGTCACCGGAATACTGCCCATGTCCCGTCCGCTGATTTCCACCTGGCCGCTGCCCCAGCAGGGCGTCCGCTTCATCACGCCTCCGCGTCTGCGACGTGCGCTGGACCGCCACCCGCTCGGCCAGGCGTGCTATCCGCTGGCCCTGGGCTACTACCCGGCGGCGGTGGGGCATCGCATGGAGCGGGAAAGCCCGGACGATCATCTGCTGATCTACTGCAGCGCCGGACATGGCTGGCTGGAAACGGCGGATGGACGATTCGAGGTCGCCGGTGGCGACCTGCTGGTGCTACCCAAGGGCCTTGCCCACGCCTATGGCGCCGACCCGCAGCGCCCGTGGTCGATCTTCTGGGTGCACCTTGAGGGGCGGCTGGCCGAGGACTTCCTGCGCCCGCTGGGCAAGTCGCCGCGCCTGCGTGTAGGCGTACAGCCGCGGATTCTCGGTGAGTTCGATGCGCTGTTGGCGCTGCGCCGCCAGGGCCTGAGCCTGCCGCACTTCATCCATGCCGCGCATTTGTTGCAAAGCCTGCTGACCTCCTTGGCGCTGCGCCCGGCGCGGGCTCGGCTGAAGTCCGGTCGCGTGTTGGACGTGGAGGCGGTGCAGGCGATGATGCGCGAACACCTGCACGACGCGCTGAACCTCGACGAGCTGGCCGCGCAGTTCCGCCTGTCGCGCTTCCACTTCGCCAAGACCTACCGCGCGCTGACCGGCCAGGCGCCGATCCAGGATTTCATCCGGCTGAAGATGACCCACGCCTGCCGCCTGCTCGACCAGGGCAATCTCGAAGTGCGCCAGGTCGCCGAGCAACTGGGCTACGCCGATCCGTACTATTTCTCGCGGCTGTTCAAGAGCGTGGTGGGCATGGCGCCCAGTCATTACCGGGCGCTGCATACCGGCTGAGCTATTGCAGCGTCAGCGGCTTGCCTGCGGCGCTGCGTTCGGCCTGCCACTCGGCGAGGGTCGGGGCCGCTTCGGGGCCGTCCATGTGCTCGACGATCTCGAAGTAGTCCTGATGCAGCGGGTCGCGCAGGACTTCATCGCGCGGTTTCACCTTCACCACATAGACGCGCTGGATGTTCTGGTGATCGAAGCCGCGCCATTGCTGTTCGCCCTTGAGCAGGCTGTAGCGATGGCCCTCCAGCGCCTTGACCAGCGCGTCGCTGTCCAGGCTGCCGCTGCGTTTGGCGGCGTCGGCCCACTGGTAGACGATGCTGTAGGCAGAGGCGGCGGAGCTCGCGGGATAGACCCCATAGCGCTCGGTGAAGTCGCGCACGAAGGCCTGGCCGCGCGCCGAGCCCTCGCGCTCGGGCACCTGCCAGGTCCAGGGCTCGGTGCCGATCACGCCCTGCATCAGGCCGGGCCCGGCCAGCTCGACCATGCTTTGGGTGAGGTTGGGCGCGATGATCTGGTGGTTGCGCGTCAGCCCCAGTTCGTCGGCGATGCGCATGGCGTGCACCAGGTCCTCGCCGAACAGCGCCAGCACCAGTACATCGGCCTTGCTCGCCGCTGCCTGGGTCAAGGCGTTGCGGTAATCGGAGAGACGCGCGCCGGGGAAGGGCACCTTGATCGACGGATGCCGGGCGGCATCTTCGGTGCCGGTGTAGTGGCGCAGCGAGCTTTCGGTAGTCAGGCCCCAGGTGTAGTTGGCGGTGACGTAGAAGTAGCGCTTGCCCGGCAATGTGCGGCCCAGGTAGCTGCCCAGGGCGCGGGCGCTCATCCACGCGCTGTTGCACTCGCGGAACATGTAGCGCTGGCCGTCCTTGCCGGTGGTGTCGTTGGAGTAGGTGAGGGTGCCGAAGTACAGCAGCTTCTTTTGCGCCGCTCGTTCGCCGGCGGCGATGGCCACCGCGCTGGAGGCGCCGCCGAAGAACATCGCCGCGCCGTCGGCGGCCATCGCGTCGATATTGCGCAGGGCCTTCTCCGGGCGCGAGGCATCGTCCTTGCTCAGCAGGTGCAGCGGCCGGCCGAGCACGCCACCCTGGGTGTTGATCTCGTCGATGGCCAGCAGCGCGCCGCGCATCTGCGCGAGGCCTTCTTCCTTGTAGGAGCCGGTGCGGGGGTAGTTGAGACCGAGGTTGATCGGCTCGGCGGCGTGCGCCAGGCAGCTGAAGGCAGCCACCAGCGAGAGTGCGGCAGTCAGAAAGCGCATGTTCGTTCCCTGTTGTTTTTATTGGCGGGTAAAGCGAAGAGGGGACTGTGCACAGTCCGACGAGTCAGGCCCATTGGTCTTTGGTCGCATGAAAGTGCCGACTCCAGCGTGGGTGTTTTCTGGTTGCCGACGTTTCCGGGTATGCCCGAAAATTTCGCGACCTACACCAGGGCCGGCGGATTGCCGCCGGTCGTGACATCAAGGATTGTTCGGGCCCAGGGACAGTATTCGCCGTGCGTAAACCGCTTTCTCTTTACCATCCGTGGCTCTATGCGCTTCGCGTCTGGCAGCGGCGGCTGTTTCGTCGTTGCCAGTGGGCATTGTCTGGTCGCCATTATGTGGAGCAGACGGCGGATAAGGACCGCTTGCCCTTTCGGTACATCAAGCACACTTCCAAGCTGATTCGGCGGCTGGGCAATAGCGACCTGGCGTTGCAGCACGGCAAGGTCATCAACCTGCGCCTGGCGGTTGAATGCATGGACGGCGTTCGAATCGGGCCGGGGGAATACTTCTCCTTTTGCCGCCTGCTCGGCCGGCCGACCCGACGGCGAGGCTTCGTCGAGGGCATGGAGTTGTCGTTTGGCGAAGCGCGGCAAGGCGTCGGCGGTGGCGTCTGTCAGCTCAGCAACTTGCTTCACTGGATGGCGCTGCACTCGCCGTTGAAGGTTGTGGAGCGTGCCAACCACAGTTTCGACCCGTTCCCCGACGACGGCAGGGTCCTGCCTTTTGGTTCGGGCGCGGCGATCTTCTACAACTTCGTTGATCTGGTGCTGTTCAATCCGACACAGCAGACGTTCCAGTTCGATCTGCGGGTCGCGGAGCACCAGTTGGAAGGCATACTGCTGTGCAGCGCCGAACGTCCCGTCCGTTATCACGTCTACCAGCGCAACCATCGATTCCTGAGGTCTGGCGCAGGCGTTATTCGGGAGAACGAGATCTGGCGTGATGTCCACGAAAAAGGCCAGCAAGGAACCCTGCTGGAGCGCGCCTGCATTTACTGCAACCGAGTGCGAGTGAAGTACCCGGTCGACGACGAGCAACTCTCCGACGCCTGACATTGGCGCGCGGCGTCGCCCCCGCTGGCGTGTGCCACCGTGCACAGCGATACACGGCTCGCTAGTCTGCTGCGACGACAAGAAGAAGGATTCCCCATGCTGCCCGTGATCGCCGAACTGCTGCTGACCCTGGCCTGCGCCGTCGCCGCCGGGCTCGCCCTGCGCGAGCGGGCGGGCTGGCGGGCGCTGGGTTTCCTGTCGATGGGAGTCGCGGCTTTTCTCGGGGCGCTGGAGTATGGCGGGTTCACTGGGCTGGTCGAGTTGCACCACCAGGCGAGCGTGCTGTCCGGCGCGGTAAGCCTGCCGCTGATTGCGCTGGGGCGAATCAACGGCGCAGCGATCAGGCATGCGCTGGTGCTGCTGGTCTGTGTCGCCCTGGTGCTGCTGCCATCCCAGCTCAGCCTGCTCGGCAACCTGGTCGCTCTGCTGGTGATCGCCTGGCCGGGACGCTCCCGGCGTTATCCACTGGCCCTGCTTGGCGCGCTGCTGTTCATCGGCGCCGGCCTGCTGATCGGCACCCGTGGCGAGTGGGCCGGCATAGCGCGCCGCGAGCTATTCCACCTGGCGCTAGGGGTTGCTGTGACGGCCTGGGTGCTGGCCGGCTTGGGTACTGGCGCGCCGCGCCTGCCGGGAGTGCCGGTTGTGCGGCACAAGTCGCCTTGACTTGACCGGGGCGCTTGCTTAGCGTGCCGGTTCGTTTCACCAGGCAGACGCACCATGACCAACGACGACCGGATCAAGCTGGAACCCAGCTGGAAAGAAGCGCTCCACGAAGAATTCGAGAAGCCCTACATGAAGCAGCTGGGCGAGTTCCTGCGTGCGGAGAAGGCCGCCGGCAAGGTGATCTTCCCGCCCGGTCCGCTGATCTTCAATGCGCTGAATACCACGCCGCTGGAGCGCATCAAGGTCGTGATCATCGGCCAGGACCCATACCACGGCCCCGGCCAGGCCCACGGCCTGTGCTTCTCGGTACAGCCGGGCGTGCCGACGCCGCCGTCGTTGCAGAACATCTATAAAGAGCTGCAGCGTGACCTGAACATCCCGATCCCGAATCACGGTTACCTGCAGCACTGGGCCGAGCAGGGCGTGCTGCTGCTCAACACCTCGCTGACCGTCGAGCAGGCCCGTGCCGGCTCCCATGCCCAGGCGGGCTGGGGCCCGTTCACCGACAAGGTGATCGAGGTGGTCAGCCAGCGCTGCGACCGCCTGGTGTTCCTGCTCTGGGGCTCCCATGCGCAGAGCAAGCAGAAGCTGATCGACGCGCAGAAGCACCTGGTGCTCAAGTCCGCGCATCCGTCGCCGCTCTCGGCCTACCGTGGCTTCCTCGGTAACGGCCACTTCAGCCGCACCAACAAGTTTCTCGAACAGAGCGGTCTGACGCCTATCGACTGGTCGCTTCCGCCGGTCTGATCGTCATGAACCGGCGCGGATGGCTGGCGATTCTTGCGGGGCTGGTGTTCGCCGGCAGCAGCCTTGCGGCCGAGTCCTTACTCGAGAGGCAGCGCTCCACCGACGCCTTCCACGGGCTGTACGAGATCGATCAGGCGGCCCGTGCCTTCGTGGCCATCGAGAATGCCCGGAACCAGACTGATTGGGTCGTCACCGAGCCCAATCTCAAGATCCTGGTGACGCGCTGCTCGGTACCGCTGACGACCCGCTGGCGCGCGATCCGACTCTTTGCGCAGAATGGCCGCGAAATCACCCGCCAGGTCGTCGAAGTCTCCTGCGCCAGGCCCGTCAGTGGTGAACGCTGGTCGGTCCCGTTGCGCGTCTTCCATCCTTCCTGAAACCACCAAAAAAGAGGCCCGCACGAAGGCGGGCCTGAAAATCGCCGCGTGTCTCTGACGCGGCGAGCGTGGTTGCTTTACGCGGCGTCAGCCAGCGCCTCGCGGGTACGGCGGACACGTTTGCGCCAGGCGCGGTACAGCGGCAAGCCGAGCATGACCGCGACCAGCGCCCAGGTGCCGATGGCAATGGGGCTGGACCAGAGGATGCCCAGTTCGCCGTTGGAGATGGACAGCGCGCGGCGCAGGTTCTGCTCCATCAGTCCGCCGAGGATGAAGCCCAGCAGCAGCGGCGAGAGCGGGAAGTCCAGCTTGCGCAGGACGTAGCCGAGGATGCCGATGGCGACCATCAGGAACAGGTCGAAGGTGGTGGCGTGTACGGCGTAGACGCCGATGGCGGTGATGATCGCGATGCCCGGAACCAGCGCCCAGTTCGGCACCGAGAGGATGCGGGTGAATACCCGGACCATCGGCACGTTGAGGATGATCAGCATGACGTTGGCGATGAACAGCGAGGCGATCAGGCCCCAGACGATGTTCGGTTGCTCCTGGAACAGCAGCGGGCCGGGGGTGATGTTGTACAGGCTGAGCGCGCCGATCATCACCGCGGTGGTGCCCGAGCCGGGGACGCCGAGGGTCAGCATCGGCACCAGGGCTCCACAGGCGGAGGCGCCGATGGCGGTTTCCGGAGCGGCGAGGCCGCGCAGGTCGCCCTTGCCGAACTTGCCCGATTCGCCGGCCATCTTCTTCTCGGTCATGTAGGCCACCGCGCTGGCGAGGGTCGCGCCGGCGCCGGGCAATACGCCCATGATGAAGCCGAGCAGGCCGCAGCGCAGATTGACCACCGCCACCGCCGTCGCTTCCTTCATGTTGAACAGCATGCGCCCGCTGGCTTCGACCATCTTGTGGCCATGGTGGGTCTTCTCCAGCAGCAGGAGGATTTCGCTCACCGAGAACAGCCCCAGCACAAGCACCACGAACTGGATGCCATCGGAGACGTGGATATTGTCGAAGGTGAAACGGTACACGCCGCTGTTGGCGTCGATCCCGACGCTGGAGAGGAACAGCCCGAGCAGCGCGGCCAGCAGCGTCTTCAGCGGCCGGTCGCCGGCCAGCCCGCCCAGGGCGACGATGGCGAAGACCATCAGCACGAAGTATTCCGCCGGGCCGAAGGCAATTGCCCATTTCGCCAGCAGCGGGGCGAACAGCACCATGCCGCAGGTGGCGATGAAGGCGCCAATGAATGAGCTCCAGGCCGACAGCGACAGCGCCACGCCGGCCAGGCCGTTGCGTGCCATGGGGTAGCCGTCGAGGGTGGTCATCACGGTGGAGGCTTCGCCGGGAATGTTCAGCAGGATCGAGGAAATCCGCCCGCCGTACTCGCAGCCCAGGTACACGGCGGCCAGCAGGATCAGCGCCGATTCCGGCGGCAGGCCGAGGGCGAAGGCCACCGGGATCAGCAGGGCCACGCCGTTGATCGGGCCTAGGCCCGGCAGCAGGCCGACGACGGTGCCGATCAGGGTGCCGATCAGCGCGGTGATCAGGTTGTATGGGGTCAGGGCAACACCGAAGCCCTGGCCGAGGTAGCTCAACGTTTCCATCACAGAATCCTCAGAGCAGGGGTTCGAGAATGCCCAGTGGCAGCGGCACATCCAGGGTTCGGTCGAACAGCACGTACAGGCCGATGGCGAGCAGGCTGGCGGTGGTCACACTGGTCACCGGGCGGCCGCCGTAGATCAGCGCGAGGAAGGTGCCGACCAGGGCGCTGGCCGGAA includes these proteins:
- a CDS encoding AraC family transcriptional regulator; its protein translation is MSRPLISTWPLPQQGVRFITPPRLRRALDRHPLGQACYPLALGYYPAAVGHRMERESPDDHLLIYCSAGHGWLETADGRFEVAGGDLLVLPKGLAHAYGADPQRPWSIFWVHLEGRLAEDFLRPLGKSPRLRVGVQPRILGEFDALLALRRQGLSLPHFIHAAHLLQSLLTSLALRPARARLKSGRVLDVEAVQAMMREHLHDALNLDELAAQFRLSRFHFAKTYRALTGQAPIQDFIRLKMTHACRLLDQGNLEVRQVAEQLGYADPYYFSRLFKSVVGMAPSHYRALHTG
- a CDS encoding ABC transporter substrate-binding protein; this encodes MRFLTAALSLVAAFSCLAHAAEPINLGLNYPRTGSYKEEGLAQMRGALLAIDEINTQGGVLGRPLHLLSKDDASRPEKALRNIDAMAADGAAMFFGGASSAVAIAAGERAAQKKLLYFGTLTYSNDTTGKDGQRYMFRECNSAWMSARALGSYLGRTLPGKRYFYVTANYTWGLTTESSLRHYTGTEDAARHPSIKVPFPGARLSDYRNALTQAAASKADVLVLALFGEDLVHAMRIADELGLTRNHQIIAPNLTQSMVELAGPGLMQGVIGTEPWTWQVPEREGSARGQAFVRDFTERYGVYPASSAASAYSIVYQWADAAKRSGSLDSDALVKALEGHRYSLLKGEQQWRGFDHQNIQRVYVVKVKPRDEVLRDPLHQDYFEIVEHMDGPEAAPTLAEWQAERSAAGKPLTLQ
- a CDS encoding VanW family protein yields the protein MRKPLSLYHPWLYALRVWQRRLFRRCQWALSGRHYVEQTADKDRLPFRYIKHTSKLIRRLGNSDLALQHGKVINLRLAVECMDGVRIGPGEYFSFCRLLGRPTRRRGFVEGMELSFGEARQGVGGGVCQLSNLLHWMALHSPLKVVERANHSFDPFPDDGRVLPFGSGAAIFYNFVDLVLFNPTQQTFQFDLRVAEHQLEGILLCSAERPVRYHVYQRNHRFLRSGAGVIRENEIWRDVHEKGQQGTLLERACIYCNRVRVKYPVDDEQLSDA
- the ung gene encoding uracil-DNA glycosylase — protein: MTNDDRIKLEPSWKEALHEEFEKPYMKQLGEFLRAEKAAGKVIFPPGPLIFNALNTTPLERIKVVIIGQDPYHGPGQAHGLCFSVQPGVPTPPSLQNIYKELQRDLNIPIPNHGYLQHWAEQGVLLLNTSLTVEQARAGSHAQAGWGPFTDKVIEVVSQRCDRLVFLLWGSHAQSKQKLIDAQKHLVLKSAHPSPLSAYRGFLGNGHFSRTNKFLEQSGLTPIDWSLPPV
- a CDS encoding tripartite tricarboxylate transporter permease; translation: METLSYLGQGFGVALTPYNLITALIGTLIGTVVGLLPGLGPINGVALLIPVAFALGLPPESALILLAAVYLGCEYGGRISSILLNIPGEASTVMTTLDGYPMARNGLAGVALSLSAWSSFIGAFIATCGMVLFAPLLAKWAIAFGPAEYFVLMVFAIVALGGLAGDRPLKTLLAALLGLFLSSVGIDANSGVYRFTFDNIHVSDGIQFVVLVLGLFSVSEILLLLEKTHHGHKMVEASGRMLFNMKEATAVAVVNLRCGLLGFIMGVLPGAGATLASAVAYMTEKKMAGESGKFGKGDLRGLAAPETAIGASACGALVPMLTLGVPGSGTTAVMIGALSLYNITPGPLLFQEQPNIVWGLIASLFIANVMLIILNVPMVRVFTRILSVPNWALVPGIAIITAIGVYAVHATTFDLFLMVAIGILGYVLRKLDFPLSPLLLGFILGGLMEQNLRRALSISNGELGILWSSPIAIGTWALVAVMLGLPLYRAWRKRVRRTREALADAA